One genomic region from Leifsonia poae encodes:
- the rpmH gene encoding 50S ribosomal protein L34, which produces MSKRTFQPNNRKRAKTHGFRLRMRTRAGRAILAARRGKGRTKLSA; this is translated from the coding sequence ATGAGCAAGAGAACGTTCCAGCCGAACAACCGCAAGCGCGCGAAGACCCACGGCTTCCGTCTGCGCATGCGCACGCGTGCCGGCCGTGCGATCCTGGCCGCCCGTCGCGGCAAGGGCCGCACGAAGCTCTCGGCCTAG
- the dnaA gene encoding chromosomal replication initiator protein DnaA → MAGGEQSISAAWQSVLDTLETDDRITPQLHGFLSLVEPKGIMSGTFYLEVPNEFTRGMIEQRSRVPLLNAIGTLDEALSVSTFAIVVNPDIQQETMSGPTEPSEAAYIESPMVAPVTEITAPARNSDTRLNPKYSFDNFVIGQSNRFAHAAAVAVAEAPAKAYNPLFIYGDSGLGKTHLLHAIGHYAMSLYPGIRVRYVSSEEFTNDFINSIANNRGSSFQARYRNIDILLIDDIQFLQRAVETQEAFFHTFNTLHDHNKQVVITSDLPPKLLTGFEDRMRSRFEWGLITDVQVPDLETRIAILRKKAQSEKIQVPDDILEFMASKVSSNIRELEGTLIRVTAFASLNRTPVDMPLVQTVLKDLITLDDDNVIAPTDIISNTADYFKLTVDDLYGSSRSQAVATARQIAMYLCRELTNLSLPKIGQLFGNRDHTTVMYANKKISELMKERRSIYNQVTELTSRIKQNHRYSK, encoded by the coding sequence ATGGCAGGCGGCGAACAGTCCATCTCTGCGGCATGGCAGAGTGTGCTCGACACATTGGAGACGGACGACCGCATCACGCCGCAGCTCCACGGCTTCCTGAGCCTGGTCGAGCCCAAGGGCATCATGTCCGGCACCTTCTATCTGGAGGTGCCCAACGAGTTCACGCGGGGCATGATCGAACAGCGCAGCCGCGTTCCGCTCCTCAATGCCATCGGAACGCTAGATGAAGCCCTCTCGGTGAGCACCTTCGCGATCGTCGTGAACCCCGACATCCAGCAAGAGACCATGTCCGGTCCCACCGAGCCTTCGGAAGCCGCGTATATCGAGTCGCCCATGGTCGCGCCGGTCACCGAGATCACGGCGCCGGCCCGCAATAGCGACACCCGGCTCAATCCCAAGTACAGTTTCGACAACTTCGTCATCGGGCAGTCCAACCGTTTCGCACACGCGGCCGCCGTCGCCGTCGCCGAGGCACCGGCCAAGGCATACAACCCACTGTTCATCTACGGCGATTCCGGTCTCGGCAAGACGCACTTGCTTCACGCGATCGGCCATTACGCCATGAGCCTCTACCCCGGCATCCGGGTCCGCTACGTCAGCTCGGAAGAGTTCACCAACGACTTCATCAACTCGATCGCGAACAACCGCGGTTCATCGTTCCAAGCGCGCTACCGCAACATCGACATCCTGCTCATCGACGACATCCAGTTCCTGCAGCGGGCGGTTGAGACGCAGGAGGCGTTCTTCCACACCTTCAACACCCTCCACGATCACAACAAGCAGGTCGTGATCACCAGTGATCTACCTCCGAAGCTCCTCACCGGCTTCGAAGATCGGATGCGTTCCCGCTTCGAGTGGGGCCTGATCACCGATGTGCAGGTTCCCGACCTCGAGACGCGCATCGCCATCCTCCGCAAGAAGGCGCAGAGCGAGAAGATCCAGGTTCCCGACGACATCCTGGAGTTCATGGCGTCGAAGGTGTCGAGCAACATCCGCGAGCTCGAGGGAACTCTGATCCGCGTGACCGCGTTCGCGAGCCTCAACCGCACGCCGGTCGACATGCCGCTCGTGCAGACAGTGCTGAAAGATCTGATCACCCTCGACGACGACAATGTGATCGCGCCGACCGACATCATTTCCAATACGGCCGACTACTTCAAGCTGACGGTCGACGACCTCTACGGTTCGAGCCGGTCCCAGGCCGTCGCCACTGCCCGCCAGATCGCGATGTATCTCTGCCGCGAACTCACCAACCTGTCTCTACCCAAGATCGGCCAGCTCTTCGGCAACCGCGACCACACCACGGTCATGTATGCCAACAAGAAGATCAGCGAGCTCATGAAGGAGCGACGCTCGATCTACAACCAGGTGACCGAGCTCACCAGCCGCATCAAGCAGAACCACCGCTACAGCAAGTAA
- the dnaN gene encoding DNA polymerase III subunit beta, producing MKFQANRDVFSEAVSFAVKLLPQRTTLPILSGILIETTETGLQLSSFDYEVSAQTEIAAEVEEPGRVLVSGRLLAEIAAKLPNAPVQFSTEDSKIVVRAGSANFTLLSMPVEEYPSIPQVGGQSGLVPAEEFAEAVAQVGVAASRDDVTPVITGVQLEVGDNTLGLVATDRYRVAVREIEWDNGTTSGEPVTALVPARTLTEIGKTLGHSGTIAVSITNRDDRELIAFTADKKTVTSLLIKGNFPPVRRLFPETVDNYAVVNTADLIEATRRVSLVLEREAALRFTFSADGLTLEAIGSEQAQASESIDALLTGQETVVSLKPQFLLDGLGAVHSEFVRISFTKTDNPNKPGPVLITSQTSKEQAGADNYKYLLQPNLLLR from the coding sequence GTGAAGTTCCAAGCCAACCGGGACGTCTTCAGCGAAGCCGTCTCGTTCGCCGTCAAGCTCCTGCCCCAGCGGACGACCCTTCCGATCCTGAGCGGCATTCTCATCGAGACCACCGAAACGGGCCTGCAACTGTCGTCATTCGACTACGAAGTCTCGGCTCAGACCGAGATCGCAGCCGAAGTCGAAGAGCCTGGACGAGTCCTCGTCTCCGGACGGCTGCTCGCCGAAATCGCAGCCAAGCTCCCGAACGCCCCGGTGCAGTTCTCGACCGAGGATTCCAAGATCGTCGTTCGCGCCGGATCCGCGAACTTCACGCTGCTCTCCATGCCCGTCGAGGAATATCCGAGCATCCCGCAGGTGGGTGGGCAATCCGGGCTGGTGCCGGCCGAAGAATTCGCCGAAGCGGTCGCCCAGGTCGGCGTCGCCGCATCCCGTGACGATGTCACGCCGGTGATCACGGGCGTTCAGCTCGAAGTCGGCGACAACACGCTCGGACTCGTCGCCACAGACCGCTACCGCGTCGCCGTCCGCGAGATCGAGTGGGACAACGGTACGACTTCCGGAGAACCGGTGACCGCACTCGTGCCCGCGCGAACCCTCACCGAGATCGGAAAGACCCTCGGGCACAGCGGGACCATCGCCGTCTCCATCACCAACCGTGATGACCGCGAGCTCATCGCCTTCACCGCCGACAAGAAGACCGTCACGTCCCTGCTCATCAAGGGCAACTTTCCGCCTGTGCGCCGTCTCTTCCCCGAGACGGTCGACAACTACGCGGTCGTCAACACAGCCGACCTCATCGAGGCGACGCGTCGTGTCTCCCTCGTCCTGGAGCGCGAGGCCGCCCTCCGCTTCACCTTCTCCGCCGACGGGTTGACCCTTGAGGCCATCGGCTCGGAGCAGGCCCAAGCATCCGAGAGCATCGACGCTCTCCTCACTGGCCAGGAGACGGTGGTTTCGTTGAAACCGCAGTTCCTGCTCGATGGTCTCGGTGCGGTGCACTCGGAGTTCGTGCGCATTTCCTTCACCAAGACCGATAACCCCAACAAGCCGGGCCCTGTTCTCATCACGAGTCAGACCTCGAAAGAGCAGGCCGGCGCGGACAACTACAAGTACCTGCTGCAGCCCAACCTGTTGCTGCGATAG
- the gnd gene encoding phosphogluconate dehydrogenase (NAD(+)-dependent, decarboxylating), translated as MHIGLIGLGKMGNNMRARLEKNGIEVTGYDTNADLSDVKTLADLVAALPAPRTVWVMVPAGQITDSVISDLAPLLEKGDLVIDGGNSRFTEDFKHAEQLAPKGIDFMDAGVSGGVWGLDNGYGLMVGGSKEQVERVMPVFDALRPEGPRDEGFVHVGEVGAGHYAKMVHNGIEYALMQAYAEGYELLDTRKDIIHDVTGTFKAWQRGTVVRSWLLDLLVRALEQDPEFEHIEGFVQDSGEGRWTVEEALANAVPVPTISASIFARFVSRQEDSPAMKAVAALRNQFGGHAVKAVD; from the coding sequence ATGCACATCGGCCTCATCGGTCTCGGAAAAATGGGCAACAACATGCGTGCCCGTCTCGAGAAGAACGGCATCGAGGTGACCGGTTACGACACGAACGCCGACCTCTCGGATGTCAAAACCCTTGCCGACCTCGTTGCCGCGCTTCCCGCTCCGCGCACAGTGTGGGTAATGGTCCCGGCCGGGCAGATCACCGATTCCGTGATCTCCGACCTCGCCCCGCTCCTCGAAAAGGGCGACCTCGTCATCGATGGCGGCAACTCGCGTTTCACCGAAGACTTCAAGCACGCGGAACAGCTCGCGCCGAAAGGCATCGACTTCATGGATGCCGGTGTCTCCGGTGGTGTCTGGGGTCTCGACAACGGCTACGGCCTCATGGTCGGTGGCAGTAAAGAGCAGGTCGAGCGCGTGATGCCGGTCTTCGACGCACTGCGCCCGGAGGGCCCGCGAGACGAAGGTTTCGTCCACGTCGGAGAAGTCGGCGCGGGACACTACGCCAAGATGGTTCACAACGGCATCGAGTACGCCTTGATGCAGGCCTACGCCGAAGGCTATGAGTTGCTCGACACCCGCAAGGACATCATCCACGACGTCACCGGCACCTTCAAAGCCTGGCAGCGGGGAACCGTCGTCCGCTCGTGGCTGCTCGACCTGCTGGTCCGTGCGCTCGAGCAGGACCCGGAGTTCGAGCACATCGAAGGGTTCGTCCAGGACTCCGGCGAAGGGCGCTGGACCGTGGAAGAGGCGCTCGCCAACGCGGTGCCGGTTCCCACCATCAGTGCGTCGATCTTCGCGCGGTTCGTCTCCCGCCAGGAGGATTCCCCGGCCATGAAGGCGGTGGCCGCGCTGCGCAAT